In Sorghum bicolor cultivar BTx623 chromosome 10, Sorghum_bicolor_NCBIv3, whole genome shotgun sequence, one genomic interval encodes:
- the LOC8065740 gene encoding probable peroxygenase 4 yields MAGRQRAPAAASSYLQPVMPAVLFLWVFSCRHVEASIDFANMTALQKHVEFFDRNKDGIITASELFEGYVAIGCDAVFARGTAASISAGVGPITSPDDAPLPHSSIYVEYIHKAMHGSDTGAYDAKGRFVPAKFEEIFTKHAKVRPDALTFEEIEEMILANRDPLDPQSWSAPEGEWGLIYKLASDKQGFLHKDSARGIYDGSVFYKLEEQRTSARSDM; encoded by the exons ATGGCGGGTCGGCAACGTGCACCGGCAGCAGCTTCTTCATATTTGCAGCCGGTGATGCCAGCGGTTCTGTTTCTATGGGTCTTTAGCT GTCGGCATGTGGAGGCAAGCATTGATTTTGCCAACATGACTGCTCTTCAAAAGCACGTTGAATTTTTCGACCGGAATAAGGATGGCATTATTACAGCTTCAGAGCTCTTTGAAG GATATGTTGCAATTGGATGTGATGCCGTATTTGCCAGAGGTACAGCCGCATCCATCAGTGCGGGTGTTGGTCCTATAACAAGCCCT GATGATGCACCACTGCCTCATTCATCCATATACGTAGAGTATATCCATAAAGCAATGCATGGAAGTGATACAGGTGCATACGACGCTAAAGGAAG GTTTGTTCCTGCAAAGTTTGAAGAAATATTCACAAAGCATGCAAAGGTCAGACCAGATGCACTAACGTTCGAGGAAATTGAGGAGATGATTCTAGCAAATCGAGATCCATTAGACCCTCAATCATG GTCTGCACCTGAAGGAGAATGGGGACTGATATACAAGCTTGCAAGTGATAAGCAAGGATTTCTTCACAAGGACTCTGCAAGAGGCATATATGATGGCAGTGTGTTTTACAAGTTGGAGGAGCAGAGGACGTCTGCAAGAAGTGATATGTGA
- the LOC8065741 gene encoding probable peroxygenase 4, producing the protein MAAASSYLPPVVTAVLFLWVFFSCGHVEASIHFGNMTALQKHVEFFDRNKDGIITPSELFRGYVALGCDAVFARKKAASMSAGVGPKTSPVGAPLPHLSIYVQYIHKAMHGSDTGAYDAEGRFVPAKFEEIFTKHAKVRPDALTYEEIEEMILANRDPLDPQSWSAPEKEWGLIYKLASDKQGFLHKDSTRGIYDGSVFYKLEKLRMSARCDM; encoded by the exons ATGGCAGCAGCTTCTTCATATTTGCCGCCAGTGGTGACAGCGGTTCTGTTTCTATGGGTCTTCTTTAGCT GTGGGCATGTGGAGGCAAGTATTCATTTTGGCAACATGACTGCTCTTCAAAAGCACGTTGAATTTTTCGACCGGAATAAGGATGGCATTATTACACCTTCAGAGCTCTTCCGAG GATATGTTGCACTTGGATGTGATGCCGTATTTGCCAGAAAAAAAGCCGCATCTATGAGTGCTGGTGTTGGTCCAAAAACAAGCCCT GTTGGTGCACCACTGCCTCATTTATCCATATACGTACAATATATCCATAAAGCAATGCATGGAAGTGATACAGGTGCATACGACGCTGAAGGAAG GTTTGTTCCTGCAAAGTTTGAAGAAATATTCACAAAGCATGCAAAGGTCAGGCCAGATGCGTTAACGTATGAGGAGATTGAGGAGATGATTCTAGCAAATCGAGATCCATTAGACCCACAATCGTG GTCTGCACCAGAAAAAGAATGGGGACTGATATACAAGCTTGCAAGTGATAAGCAAGGATTCCTTCATAAGGACTCTACAAGAGGCATATATGATGGAAGTGTGTTTTACAAGTTGGAGAAACTGAGGATGTCTGCAAGATGTGATATGTGA